One genomic region from Epinephelus fuscoguttatus linkage group LG8, E.fuscoguttatus.final_Chr_v1 encodes:
- the LOC125892644 gene encoding transmembrane protein 244-like codes for MAEEVQFSGGLTGSCTVLQQPGLFCNVTSRKNNEMAFKSKAVDSKTVLFNLLLCLLIFYSLFYMIGSVCFGAFRLDHFDGLIPFDFKTEPAESNSKYLVNLLSLELTYFCSGLLFAAVVRRRVWDYALTVTLLHVMITSVVMLEFPMVWQWWLALGSGLFLMICNGQLIAYFTCQSDQSYASFSIY; via the exons ATGGCGGAAGAAGTCCAGTTTTCCGGGGGATTAACGGGGTCGTGCACCGTGCTGCAGCAGCCTGgattattttgtaatgtaacATCAAGGAAAAACAATGAGATGGCATTCAAAAGCAAAGCGGTCGACTCGAAG ACCGTGCTCTTcaacctgctgctgtgtctgCTCATATTTTACTCGCTTTTCTACATGATTGGGAGTGTGTGCTTCGGAGCCTTCAG GTTGGATCACTTTGACGGACTGATCCCATTTGACTTTAAGACCGAACCTGCTGAGTCCAACTCCAAATACTTGG TGAACCTCCTGTCCTTGGAGCTCACCTACTTTTGCAGCGGCCTTTTGTTTGCCGCAGTGGTGAGGAGGCGGGTGTGGGACTACGCCCTCACTGTCACACTACTGCATGTAATGATCACCAGTGTAG TGATGTTGGAGTTTCCCATGGTGTGGCAGTGGTGGCTGGCTTTag GCAGCGGCTTGTTTCTGATGATCTGCAATGGTCAGCTTATAGCTTACTTCACCTGCCAGAGTGACCAGAGCTACGCCTCCTTCAGCATCTactga
- the l3mbtl1b gene encoding lethal(3)malignant brain tumor-like protein 4 isoform X3, with protein sequence MTDTPPSDGPSQGAEFDMMGALDWKDGIATLPGSDIRFRMTEFGTLEIVTDLEVKGLKTEPKPETLDPAQSHTPTPPPEGQSQTGTATTPATQSQPGSSQVKAPGPVLLSLEEGPSMEGPSVEVGPSVEVGSSADMGPNGELSRCRACGSRVARDALLQGKFCSSVCAQPSSGRSSPGEARESQAAEGERLGKRVRKKRKIYMDSGDEEEDNQEEPEEKAKTTKGRRGAKIAKLVTAPANKKRAWSWPSYLEEERAIAVPVKLFKEHQSFPQSRNSFKVGMKLEGLDPSHPSLFCVLTVAEIQGYRIRLHFDGYPECYDFWANADSWDIKPAGWCEKNGHKLLLPKGCKDGEFNWSMYVKNCRGQLAPKHLFKSLNTSVTPSGFRAGMKLEAVDRKNPSLICVATIAAVVDNRLLIHFDNWDDTYDYWCDASSPYIHPVGYCEEAELTLTTPAGKTQTKTHVEYKQPKSFSWEKYLEETGTQAAPARAFKPRPPHGFQIGMKVEAVDKRNPMLIRVATIADTEDHRLKIHFDGWSSEYDYWVETDCPDLHPVGWCQKTGHPLQYPNGSSDLVTAPGQGCPTPGCNGVGHIRGPRYGTHYTQVSCPYSEMNLNKEGLLPDRLSGERPLALSGPHPRGRRPDPHVNTTTQTSSTPDQPDGAEDSQNRKPVTVEAERVGRNAQPEPAGGASEQSHNGTRPKRTAPVPKYLKMHYVKEEIGDSKASPDAISLQQALHESVFSPGISASPPHRVALCWDKHCQLLPEVLGLTAKRVATWSAEEVASFVKGLPGCKEHAATFKTEQIDGEAFLLLTQADIVKILSIKLGPALKIYNSILMLKNADEE encoded by the exons ATGACCGACACTCCGCCCAGCGATGGCCCCTCCCAGGGAGCTGAGTTTGATATGATGGGTGCTCTGGACTGGAAGGACGGTATTGCCACGCTGCCGGGTAGTGACATCAGG TTCCGCATGACAGAGTTTGGGACTCTTGAGATTGTCACAGACCTAGAGGTCAAAGGCCTGAAGACAGAGCCTAAGCCTGAGACCTTGGACCCAGCACAGTCTCACACTCCTACACCTCCACCAGAGGGCCAATCACAGACTGGCACAGCCACAACTCCAGCCACTCAGAGTCAGCCTGGATCGTCTCAAGTTAAAG CTCCTGGTCCTGTGCTTCTGTCTTTAGAGGAGGGCCCCAGTATGGAGGGCCCAAGTGTGGAGGTTGGTCCCAGTGTTGAAGTTGGCTCCAGCGCAGACATGGGCCCAAATGGGGAGCTGTCACGGTGCCGAGCCTGCGGTAGTCGTGTTGCCCGCGATGCCCTCCTTCAGGGCAAATTCTGTAGCTCGGTGTGTGCCCAGCCCTCCAGCGGCAG ATCGTCTCCAGGGGAAGCAAGGGAGAGTCAAGCagctgagggtgagaggctggggAAACGTGTGCGCAAAAAGAGGAAGATCTATATGGATTCtggtgatgaagaggaagacaaCCAAGAGGAACCAGAG GAGAAGGCCAAGACCACCAAAGGCAGGAGAGGTGCCAAAATTGCCAAACTGG TGACAGCACCAGCCAATAAGAAACGAGCGTGGAGCTGGCCTTCTTACTTGGAAGAAGAGAGGGCCATCGCTGTTCCTGTGAAACTATTCAAGGAG CACCAGTCGTTTCCTCAAAGCAGGAACAGTTTTAAGGTTGGAATGAAGCTGGAGGGGCTGGACCCGTCTCATCCGTCTCTGTTCTGTGTTCTCACGGTCGCAGAG ATCCAAGGCTATAGGATTAGGCTCCACTTCGATGGTTACCCAGAATGCTACGACTTCTGGGCCAACGCCGACTCGTGGGATATAAAACCAGCTGGCTGGTGTGAGAAGAACGGGCATAAGTTATTGTTGCCTAAAg GTTGTAAGGATGGAGAGTTTAATTGGAGCATGTATGTGAAGAATTGTAGGGGTCAGCTGGCCCCAAAACACCTTTTCAAGAGCCTCAACACC TCTGTGACTCCGTCTGGATTCAGAGCAGGGATGAAGCTGGAGGCAGTGGACAGGAAAAACCCATCGTTGATCTGCGTAGCAACTATTGCTGCTGTCGTCGACAACCGGCTGCTCATTCATTTTGACAACTGGGATGACACGTATGATTATTG GTGTGACGCTAGCAGTCCATACATCCATCCTGTGGGATACTGCGAAGAGGCTGAGCTAACTCTGACCACTCCAGCTGGTAAGACACAGACCAAGACACACGTGG AATATAAACAACCCAAGAGTTTCTCATGGGAGAAGTATTTGGAAGAGACGGGCACACAGGCTGCTCCTGCTCGCGCTTTTAAACCG CGACCTCCACATGGCTTCCAGATTGGGATGAAAGTGGAAGCTGTGGATAAGAGGAACCCCATGCTCATCCGTGTTGCAACCATAGCAGACACAGAGGACCACCGACTAAAG ATTCATTTTGATGGCTGGAGTTCGGAGTATGACTACTGGGTGGAGACAGACTGCCCTGATCTGCACCCTGTAGGCTGGTGTCAGAAGACTGGACACCCACTACAATATCCCAACG gctCCAGTGATTTAGTGACTGCCCCTGGCCAAGGATGTCCTACCCCAGGATGCAACGGGGTTGGCCACATTAGAGGACCTCGCTATGGGACCCACTACAC tcaggTGAGCTGTCCCTACTCGGAGATGAATCTGAACAAGGAGGGCTTGCTGCCAGACCGCCTCAGTGGAGAACGACCCCTCGCCCTCAGTGGACCTCATCCACGTGGCCGACGCCCGGACCCTCACGTGAACACTACGACACAGACCTCCTCGACGCCGGACCAGCCGGACGGAGCGGAAGACTCCCAGaacag GAAACCGGTGACGGTGGAAGCTGAGCGTGTAGGACGTAATGCTCAGCCTGAGCCAGCAGGTGGAGCCAGTGAGCAGAGCCACAATGGAACAAGGCCTAAACG GACGGCTCCAGTCCCCAAATACCTGAAAATGCACTACGTTAAAGAGGAGATTGGCGACAGTAAAg ccTCTCCAGACGCCATCTCTCTCCAGCAGGCCCTCCACGAGTCTGTGTTTTCCCCCGGCATCTCCGCCTCTCCCCCCCACCGGGTGGCTCTCTGCTGGGACAAACACTGCCAGCTGCTGCCCGAGGTCCTGGGGCTGACTGCCAAGAGAGTGGCCACTTGGAGCGCCGAGGAG gTGGCCTCTTTTGTCAAAGGACTCCCAGGATGTAAAGAACATGCTGCTACATTTAAAACTGAG CAAATCGATGGCGAGGCCTTTCTGCTGCTCACCCAAGCGGACATTGTCAAGATCCTGTCCATCAAGCTAGGACCCGCCCTGAAGATTTACAACTCCATCCTCATGTTGAAGAACGCAGACGAAGAGTAA
- the l3mbtl1b gene encoding lethal(3)malignant brain tumor-like protein 4 isoform X1 yields the protein MTFFFFLVVTFFLARQCISSLQVGDIRGVGMTDTPPSDGPSQGAEFDMMGALDWKDGIATLPGSDIRFRMTEFGTLEIVTDLEVKGLKTEPKPETLDPAQSHTPTPPPEGQSQTGTATTPATQSQPGSSQVKAPGPVLLSLEEGPSMEGPSVEVGPSVEVGSSADMGPNGELSRCRACGSRVARDALLQGKFCSSVCAQPSSGRSSPGEARESQAAEGERLGKRVRKKRKIYMDSGDEEEDNQEEPEEKAKTTKGRRGAKIAKLVTAPANKKRAWSWPSYLEEERAIAVPVKLFKEHQSFPQSRNSFKVGMKLEGLDPSHPSLFCVLTVAEIQGYRIRLHFDGYPECYDFWANADSWDIKPAGWCEKNGHKLLLPKGCKDGEFNWSMYVKNCRGQLAPKHLFKSLNTSVTPSGFRAGMKLEAVDRKNPSLICVATIAAVVDNRLLIHFDNWDDTYDYWCDASSPYIHPVGYCEEAELTLTTPAGKTQTKTHVEYKQPKSFSWEKYLEETGTQAAPARAFKPRPPHGFQIGMKVEAVDKRNPMLIRVATIADTEDHRLKIHFDGWSSEYDYWVETDCPDLHPVGWCQKTGHPLQYPNGSSDLVTAPGQGCPTPGCNGVGHIRGPRYGTHYTQVSCPYSEMNLNKEGLLPDRLSGERPLALSGPHPRGRRPDPHVNTTTQTSSTPDQPDGAEDSQNRKPVTVEAERVGRNAQPEPAGGASEQSHNGTRPKRTAPVPKYLKMHYVKEEIGDSKASPDAISLQQALHESVFSPGISASPPHRVALCWDKHCQLLPEVLGLTAKRVATWSAEEVASFVKGLPGCKEHAATFKTEQIDGEAFLLLTQADIVKILSIKLGPALKIYNSILMLKNADEE from the exons atgactttttttttttttttggtggtgactttttttttggccaggcaGTGTATTTCATCTTTGCAGGTTGGGGATATCAGAGGAGTGGGAATGACCGACACTCCGCCCAGCGATGGCCCCTCCCAGGGAGCTGAGTTTGATATGATGGGTGCTCTGGACTGGAAGGACGGTATTGCCACGCTGCCGGGTAGTGACATCAGG TTCCGCATGACAGAGTTTGGGACTCTTGAGATTGTCACAGACCTAGAGGTCAAAGGCCTGAAGACAGAGCCTAAGCCTGAGACCTTGGACCCAGCACAGTCTCACACTCCTACACCTCCACCAGAGGGCCAATCACAGACTGGCACAGCCACAACTCCAGCCACTCAGAGTCAGCCTGGATCGTCTCAAGTTAAAG CTCCTGGTCCTGTGCTTCTGTCTTTAGAGGAGGGCCCCAGTATGGAGGGCCCAAGTGTGGAGGTTGGTCCCAGTGTTGAAGTTGGCTCCAGCGCAGACATGGGCCCAAATGGGGAGCTGTCACGGTGCCGAGCCTGCGGTAGTCGTGTTGCCCGCGATGCCCTCCTTCAGGGCAAATTCTGTAGCTCGGTGTGTGCCCAGCCCTCCAGCGGCAG ATCGTCTCCAGGGGAAGCAAGGGAGAGTCAAGCagctgagggtgagaggctggggAAACGTGTGCGCAAAAAGAGGAAGATCTATATGGATTCtggtgatgaagaggaagacaaCCAAGAGGAACCAGAG GAGAAGGCCAAGACCACCAAAGGCAGGAGAGGTGCCAAAATTGCCAAACTGG TGACAGCACCAGCCAATAAGAAACGAGCGTGGAGCTGGCCTTCTTACTTGGAAGAAGAGAGGGCCATCGCTGTTCCTGTGAAACTATTCAAGGAG CACCAGTCGTTTCCTCAAAGCAGGAACAGTTTTAAGGTTGGAATGAAGCTGGAGGGGCTGGACCCGTCTCATCCGTCTCTGTTCTGTGTTCTCACGGTCGCAGAG ATCCAAGGCTATAGGATTAGGCTCCACTTCGATGGTTACCCAGAATGCTACGACTTCTGGGCCAACGCCGACTCGTGGGATATAAAACCAGCTGGCTGGTGTGAGAAGAACGGGCATAAGTTATTGTTGCCTAAAg GTTGTAAGGATGGAGAGTTTAATTGGAGCATGTATGTGAAGAATTGTAGGGGTCAGCTGGCCCCAAAACACCTTTTCAAGAGCCTCAACACC TCTGTGACTCCGTCTGGATTCAGAGCAGGGATGAAGCTGGAGGCAGTGGACAGGAAAAACCCATCGTTGATCTGCGTAGCAACTATTGCTGCTGTCGTCGACAACCGGCTGCTCATTCATTTTGACAACTGGGATGACACGTATGATTATTG GTGTGACGCTAGCAGTCCATACATCCATCCTGTGGGATACTGCGAAGAGGCTGAGCTAACTCTGACCACTCCAGCTGGTAAGACACAGACCAAGACACACGTGG AATATAAACAACCCAAGAGTTTCTCATGGGAGAAGTATTTGGAAGAGACGGGCACACAGGCTGCTCCTGCTCGCGCTTTTAAACCG CGACCTCCACATGGCTTCCAGATTGGGATGAAAGTGGAAGCTGTGGATAAGAGGAACCCCATGCTCATCCGTGTTGCAACCATAGCAGACACAGAGGACCACCGACTAAAG ATTCATTTTGATGGCTGGAGTTCGGAGTATGACTACTGGGTGGAGACAGACTGCCCTGATCTGCACCCTGTAGGCTGGTGTCAGAAGACTGGACACCCACTACAATATCCCAACG gctCCAGTGATTTAGTGACTGCCCCTGGCCAAGGATGTCCTACCCCAGGATGCAACGGGGTTGGCCACATTAGAGGACCTCGCTATGGGACCCACTACAC tcaggTGAGCTGTCCCTACTCGGAGATGAATCTGAACAAGGAGGGCTTGCTGCCAGACCGCCTCAGTGGAGAACGACCCCTCGCCCTCAGTGGACCTCATCCACGTGGCCGACGCCCGGACCCTCACGTGAACACTACGACACAGACCTCCTCGACGCCGGACCAGCCGGACGGAGCGGAAGACTCCCAGaacag GAAACCGGTGACGGTGGAAGCTGAGCGTGTAGGACGTAATGCTCAGCCTGAGCCAGCAGGTGGAGCCAGTGAGCAGAGCCACAATGGAACAAGGCCTAAACG GACGGCTCCAGTCCCCAAATACCTGAAAATGCACTACGTTAAAGAGGAGATTGGCGACAGTAAAg ccTCTCCAGACGCCATCTCTCTCCAGCAGGCCCTCCACGAGTCTGTGTTTTCCCCCGGCATCTCCGCCTCTCCCCCCCACCGGGTGGCTCTCTGCTGGGACAAACACTGCCAGCTGCTGCCCGAGGTCCTGGGGCTGACTGCCAAGAGAGTGGCCACTTGGAGCGCCGAGGAG gTGGCCTCTTTTGTCAAAGGACTCCCAGGATGTAAAGAACATGCTGCTACATTTAAAACTGAG CAAATCGATGGCGAGGCCTTTCTGCTGCTCACCCAAGCGGACATTGTCAAGATCCTGTCCATCAAGCTAGGACCCGCCCTGAAGATTTACAACTCCATCCTCATGTTGAAGAACGCAGACGAAGAGTAA
- the l3mbtl1b gene encoding lethal(3)malignant brain tumor-like protein 4 isoform X2, with protein MTFFFFLVVTFFLARQCISSLQVGDIRGVGMTDTPPSDGPSQGAEFDMMGALDWKDGIATLPGSDIRFRMTEFGTLEIVTDLEVKGLKTEPKPETLDPAQSHTPTPPPEGQSQTGTATTPATQSQPGSSQVKAPGPVLLSLEEGPSMEGPSVEVGPSVEVGSSADMGPNGELSRCRACGSRVARDALLQGKFCSSVCAQPSSGRSSPGEARESQAAEGERLGKRVRKKRKIYMDSGDEEEDNQEEPEEKAKTTKGRRGAKIAKLVTAPANKKRAWSWPSYLEEERAIAVPVKLFKEHQSFPQSRNSFKVGMKLEGLDPSHPSLFCVLTVAEIQGYRIRLHFDGYPECYDFWANADSWDIKPAGWCEKNGHKLLLPKGCKDGEFNWSMYVKNCRGQLAPKHLFKSLNTSVTPSGFRAGMKLEAVDRKNPSLICVATIAAVVDNRLLIHFDNWDDTYDYWCDASSPYIHPVGYCEEAELTLTTPAEYKQPKSFSWEKYLEETGTQAAPARAFKPRPPHGFQIGMKVEAVDKRNPMLIRVATIADTEDHRLKIHFDGWSSEYDYWVETDCPDLHPVGWCQKTGHPLQYPNGSSDLVTAPGQGCPTPGCNGVGHIRGPRYGTHYTQVSCPYSEMNLNKEGLLPDRLSGERPLALSGPHPRGRRPDPHVNTTTQTSSTPDQPDGAEDSQNRKPVTVEAERVGRNAQPEPAGGASEQSHNGTRPKRTAPVPKYLKMHYVKEEIGDSKASPDAISLQQALHESVFSPGISASPPHRVALCWDKHCQLLPEVLGLTAKRVATWSAEEVASFVKGLPGCKEHAATFKTEQIDGEAFLLLTQADIVKILSIKLGPALKIYNSILMLKNADEE; from the exons atgactttttttttttttttggtggtgactttttttttggccaggcaGTGTATTTCATCTTTGCAGGTTGGGGATATCAGAGGAGTGGGAATGACCGACACTCCGCCCAGCGATGGCCCCTCCCAGGGAGCTGAGTTTGATATGATGGGTGCTCTGGACTGGAAGGACGGTATTGCCACGCTGCCGGGTAGTGACATCAGG TTCCGCATGACAGAGTTTGGGACTCTTGAGATTGTCACAGACCTAGAGGTCAAAGGCCTGAAGACAGAGCCTAAGCCTGAGACCTTGGACCCAGCACAGTCTCACACTCCTACACCTCCACCAGAGGGCCAATCACAGACTGGCACAGCCACAACTCCAGCCACTCAGAGTCAGCCTGGATCGTCTCAAGTTAAAG CTCCTGGTCCTGTGCTTCTGTCTTTAGAGGAGGGCCCCAGTATGGAGGGCCCAAGTGTGGAGGTTGGTCCCAGTGTTGAAGTTGGCTCCAGCGCAGACATGGGCCCAAATGGGGAGCTGTCACGGTGCCGAGCCTGCGGTAGTCGTGTTGCCCGCGATGCCCTCCTTCAGGGCAAATTCTGTAGCTCGGTGTGTGCCCAGCCCTCCAGCGGCAG ATCGTCTCCAGGGGAAGCAAGGGAGAGTCAAGCagctgagggtgagaggctggggAAACGTGTGCGCAAAAAGAGGAAGATCTATATGGATTCtggtgatgaagaggaagacaaCCAAGAGGAACCAGAG GAGAAGGCCAAGACCACCAAAGGCAGGAGAGGTGCCAAAATTGCCAAACTGG TGACAGCACCAGCCAATAAGAAACGAGCGTGGAGCTGGCCTTCTTACTTGGAAGAAGAGAGGGCCATCGCTGTTCCTGTGAAACTATTCAAGGAG CACCAGTCGTTTCCTCAAAGCAGGAACAGTTTTAAGGTTGGAATGAAGCTGGAGGGGCTGGACCCGTCTCATCCGTCTCTGTTCTGTGTTCTCACGGTCGCAGAG ATCCAAGGCTATAGGATTAGGCTCCACTTCGATGGTTACCCAGAATGCTACGACTTCTGGGCCAACGCCGACTCGTGGGATATAAAACCAGCTGGCTGGTGTGAGAAGAACGGGCATAAGTTATTGTTGCCTAAAg GTTGTAAGGATGGAGAGTTTAATTGGAGCATGTATGTGAAGAATTGTAGGGGTCAGCTGGCCCCAAAACACCTTTTCAAGAGCCTCAACACC TCTGTGACTCCGTCTGGATTCAGAGCAGGGATGAAGCTGGAGGCAGTGGACAGGAAAAACCCATCGTTGATCTGCGTAGCAACTATTGCTGCTGTCGTCGACAACCGGCTGCTCATTCATTTTGACAACTGGGATGACACGTATGATTATTG GTGTGACGCTAGCAGTCCATACATCCATCCTGTGGGATACTGCGAAGAGGCTGAGCTAACTCTGACCACTCCAGCTG AATATAAACAACCCAAGAGTTTCTCATGGGAGAAGTATTTGGAAGAGACGGGCACACAGGCTGCTCCTGCTCGCGCTTTTAAACCG CGACCTCCACATGGCTTCCAGATTGGGATGAAAGTGGAAGCTGTGGATAAGAGGAACCCCATGCTCATCCGTGTTGCAACCATAGCAGACACAGAGGACCACCGACTAAAG ATTCATTTTGATGGCTGGAGTTCGGAGTATGACTACTGGGTGGAGACAGACTGCCCTGATCTGCACCCTGTAGGCTGGTGTCAGAAGACTGGACACCCACTACAATATCCCAACG gctCCAGTGATTTAGTGACTGCCCCTGGCCAAGGATGTCCTACCCCAGGATGCAACGGGGTTGGCCACATTAGAGGACCTCGCTATGGGACCCACTACAC tcaggTGAGCTGTCCCTACTCGGAGATGAATCTGAACAAGGAGGGCTTGCTGCCAGACCGCCTCAGTGGAGAACGACCCCTCGCCCTCAGTGGACCTCATCCACGTGGCCGACGCCCGGACCCTCACGTGAACACTACGACACAGACCTCCTCGACGCCGGACCAGCCGGACGGAGCGGAAGACTCCCAGaacag GAAACCGGTGACGGTGGAAGCTGAGCGTGTAGGACGTAATGCTCAGCCTGAGCCAGCAGGTGGAGCCAGTGAGCAGAGCCACAATGGAACAAGGCCTAAACG GACGGCTCCAGTCCCCAAATACCTGAAAATGCACTACGTTAAAGAGGAGATTGGCGACAGTAAAg ccTCTCCAGACGCCATCTCTCTCCAGCAGGCCCTCCACGAGTCTGTGTTTTCCCCCGGCATCTCCGCCTCTCCCCCCCACCGGGTGGCTCTCTGCTGGGACAAACACTGCCAGCTGCTGCCCGAGGTCCTGGGGCTGACTGCCAAGAGAGTGGCCACTTGGAGCGCCGAGGAG gTGGCCTCTTTTGTCAAAGGACTCCCAGGATGTAAAGAACATGCTGCTACATTTAAAACTGAG CAAATCGATGGCGAGGCCTTTCTGCTGCTCACCCAAGCGGACATTGTCAAGATCCTGTCCATCAAGCTAGGACCCGCCCTGAAGATTTACAACTCCATCCTCATGTTGAAGAACGCAGACGAAGAGTAA
- the sgk2b gene encoding serine/threonine-protein kinase Sgk2b, which yields MTVTQDQPLTYAKMRGLVSFFSALLKGKKVGFSGFLHKCVSTQQFCQHLDTQKILQRQSKLKREKERGTLSSASTATSQMKPSDFDYLKVIGKGSFGKVLLARHRKRGGYYAVKVLQKQMIVKRKEQRHVMVERNVLLKGLQHPFLVGLHFSFQTLNTLYFVLDYVNGGELFYHLQREGSFPEPRAAFYAAEMAMALGYLHSLDIVYRDVKPENILLDSEGHVKLTDFGLCKEGVAIGGIMHTFCGTPEYLAPEVLRGHPYSPAVDWWGLGTVLFEMIYGLPPFYSRNKVEMFENILHAPLQMRSGGSQAARSLLEGLLERDVSKRLGGSRDLEELQEHPFFASINWDDLLARKVRPPYIPKVTGPCDVSYIDPEFTIQPVPASVNERCQKGEVSEVFPGFSFMNPLEYVAAEPIL from the exons ATGACCGTGACTCAAGACCAGCCGCTGACCTATGCCAAAATGAGAGGGCTTGTGTCATTTTTCTCAG CTCTGCTCAAGGGGAAGAAAGTTGGCTTCAGTGGCTTCTTACACAAATGTGTTTCCACTCAGCAATTCTGCCAACA CCTGGACACCCAGAAAATCCTGCAGCGACAGAGCAAGctgaaaagagagaaggagagaggcaCCTTG AGCTCAGCGAGCACAGCAACCTCACA GATGAAGCCGTCAGATTTTGACTACCTCAAAGTTATCGGCAAAGGAAGCTTTGGAAAG GTGCTGCTGGCAAGACATAGAAAACGTGGAGGCTACTATGCTGTCAAAGTGCTGCAGAAACAGATGATTGTCAAGAGGAAAGAG cagaggcATGTGATGGTTGAGAGGAACGTGCTGCTAAAGGGACTACAACATCCATTCCTAGTGGGGCTCCATTTCTCTTTCCAGACACTGAACACGCTCTACTTTGTCCTGGACTACGTTAATGGAGGGGAG CTTTTCTACCACCTTCAGAGGGAGGGGTCATTTCCTGAACCCAGGGCTGCTTTCTACGCTGCAGAGATGGCCATGGCGTTGGGATACCTCCACTCTCTTGACATAGTTTACAg AGACGTCAAACCAGAGAACATCCTGCTGGACAGTGAGGGCCATGTGAAGCTGACTGACTTTGGGCTATGTAAAGAGGGAGTGGCCATAGGCGGGATCATGCATACGTTCTGTGGGACTCCTGAGTACCTTGCTCCAGAGGTGCTACGAGGCCACCCGTACAGTCCAGCGGTGGACTGGTGGGGCCTCGGCACTGTGCTGTTTGAGATGATCTATGGGCTG CCTCCATTTTACAGCCGTAACAAAGTGGAGATGTTTGAGAACATACTTCACGCTCCTCTGCAGATGCGTAGTGGGGGGTCTCAGGCTGCACGCTCACTATTAGAGGGACTGCTGGAAAGAGACGTCTCCAAACGCTTAGGAGGGAGCCGTGACCTT gaggagctgcaggaaCATCCCTTCTTTGCATCCATCAACTGGGACGACCTCCTGGCCCGGAAAGTTAGACCACCGTACATCCCCAAAGTG ACTGGTCCCTGTGATGTCAGCTACATTGACCCTGAGTTCACGATACAGCCTGTCCCTGCCTCTGTGAATGAGCGGTGCCAGAAGGGCGAGGTCAGCGAGGTCTTCCCAGGATTCTCCTTCATGAACCCATTGGAGTACGTGGCAGCAGAGCCGATTTTATAA